In Streptomyces sp. NBC_00414, a single window of DNA contains:
- a CDS encoding aldehyde dehydrogenase, with product MSEHPTAAVTSVAQVAVDTRHFIGGERVASAETFTDVSPIDGRPLGEIARGTATEAAAAVAAATSAFPIWAATPPAERARLLGAVADGVEKRLEELAAVETRDNGALLRSHRRGVMPRVAHNFRFFADRLLKLAHEDFETRGHSQHVSWDPAGPCVLITPWNAPLLLATWKAAPALAAGNTVILKPSEWSPLTASLLADIATAAGLPPGVLNVVQGYGPEVGEALVAHPDVRRVSFTGSVPTARRIATAAAAHLTPLSLELGGKSPLLVFADADLDQAVDLAVEQYDNAGQICLAATRLLVEESVAEEFTRRFTERAARLRQGDPRDEATDIGPLIHPRQLEKVDGFVRRALAAGARVVLGGHRSEGPGDRWQDGLYYAPTLLTDVAQDSEIVQEEVFGPVLTLQTFTTEDEAVRLADDTRFGLAATVATGDQERARRVTARLVAGTVWVNCFYVRDLRAPFGGSRLSGVGREGGDWSFDFYCDLKTTVTAPNGWTDGRIMGENGRADHG from the coding sequence ATGAGTGAACACCCCACCGCCGCCGTCACCAGCGTCGCCCAAGTCGCCGTCGACACCCGGCACTTCATCGGTGGCGAACGGGTCGCCTCCGCCGAGACCTTCACCGACGTCTCACCCATCGACGGCCGGCCTCTCGGCGAGATCGCCCGCGGCACCGCGACGGAGGCCGCCGCGGCCGTCGCCGCCGCCACCAGCGCCTTCCCGATCTGGGCCGCCACCCCGCCCGCCGAACGCGCCCGACTCCTCGGGGCCGTCGCCGACGGTGTGGAGAAACGACTTGAGGAACTCGCCGCCGTCGAGACACGCGACAACGGCGCCCTCCTGCGTTCCCACCGCCGCGGTGTGATGCCGCGCGTCGCGCACAACTTCCGCTTCTTCGCCGACCGGCTGCTCAAGCTGGCGCACGAGGACTTCGAGACCCGCGGTCACAGCCAGCACGTCAGCTGGGACCCGGCGGGACCGTGCGTACTGATCACCCCGTGGAACGCCCCGCTGCTGCTGGCCACCTGGAAGGCCGCCCCGGCCCTCGCCGCGGGCAACACGGTGATCCTCAAGCCCTCCGAGTGGTCCCCGCTGACCGCCTCCCTGCTCGCCGACATCGCCACCGCGGCCGGACTGCCGCCCGGGGTCCTCAACGTCGTGCAGGGTTACGGTCCCGAGGTCGGCGAAGCTCTCGTCGCGCACCCGGACGTGCGCCGCGTCAGCTTCACCGGTTCCGTACCGACGGCGCGGCGCATCGCCACGGCCGCCGCCGCCCACCTCACCCCGCTCAGTCTCGAACTCGGCGGCAAGTCACCGCTGTTGGTGTTCGCCGACGCCGACCTGGACCAGGCCGTCGACCTCGCGGTGGAGCAGTACGACAACGCCGGACAGATCTGCCTCGCGGCCACCCGCCTCCTGGTCGAGGAGTCGGTGGCCGAGGAGTTCACCCGCCGCTTCACCGAACGGGCGGCCCGGCTCCGGCAGGGCGACCCCAGGGACGAGGCCACCGACATCGGCCCGCTCATCCATCCCCGCCAACTGGAGAAGGTCGACGGATTCGTGCGGCGGGCGCTGGCGGCGGGGGCTCGGGTGGTCCTCGGCGGTCACCGGAGCGAGGGTCCCGGCGACCGGTGGCAGGACGGCCTGTACTACGCGCCCACCCTCCTCACCGATGTCGCCCAGGACTCCGAGATCGTCCAGGAGGAGGTCTTCGGGCCCGTGCTGACCCTGCAGACCTTCACCACCGAGGACGAGGCCGTACGCCTGGCCGACGACACCCGCTTCGGTCTCGCGGCCACCGTCGCCACCGGCGACCAGGAGCGTGCGCGGCGTGTCACCGCACGGCTCGTGGCGGGCACCGTCTGGGTCAACTGCTTCTACGTCCGGGATCTCCGGGCACCCTTCGGCGGCTCCCGCCTCTCGGGCGTCGGCCGCGAGGGCGGCGACTGGAGCTTCGACTTCTACTGCGACCTGAAGACCACGGTCACCGCACCGAACGGATGGACGGACGGACGGATCATGGGTGAGAACGGACGGGCGGACCATGGGTGA
- a CDS encoding 3,4-dihydroxyphenylacetate 2,3-dioxygenase: MGEIVGAGLLAHVPTIVLPEADRLELNEGKESTLVTGLRRLRDDVFESEDYDTVVVLDSHWATTVEFVVTAQERRAGLYTSEELPRGMCRMPYDFPGDPELAHRVASFADRHGTWITAIDDAYLPIYYATTNLWKFLGEGLPDKRWVSVGVCQTGDMEDHLRLGRALADGIAATPGRRVLVIASGALSHTFWPLRELRAHEAADPVHLFTPGARAADQERIAWFKEGRHDHVLDHMDDFWPYRPEAKFFHYLMLAGALGERACTATARQYGEYENSIGTGQAHLWFDRPADGWTGAGPPPPPTTARTPHSRV, encoded by the coding sequence ATGGGTGAGATCGTCGGGGCGGGACTGCTCGCCCATGTCCCCACCATCGTGCTGCCCGAGGCCGACCGGCTGGAACTCAACGAGGGCAAGGAGAGCACCCTGGTCACCGGCCTGCGGCGGCTCCGTGACGACGTCTTCGAGTCCGAGGACTACGACACCGTCGTCGTCCTCGACTCCCACTGGGCGACCACCGTCGAGTTCGTCGTCACCGCCCAGGAGCGGCGCGCGGGTCTCTACACCTCCGAGGAACTGCCGCGCGGTATGTGCCGGATGCCCTACGACTTTCCCGGCGACCCCGAACTCGCCCACCGCGTCGCCTCGTTCGCCGACCGCCACGGCACCTGGATCACCGCGATCGACGACGCGTACCTGCCGATCTACTACGCCACGACCAACCTCTGGAAGTTCCTCGGCGAAGGGCTGCCGGACAAGCGGTGGGTCTCCGTCGGCGTCTGCCAGACCGGCGACATGGAGGACCATCTGCGCCTCGGCCGTGCGCTTGCCGACGGCATCGCCGCCACCCCCGGCCGCCGGGTGCTCGTGATCGCGTCCGGGGCCCTGTCGCACACCTTCTGGCCGCTGCGCGAACTGCGCGCCCACGAGGCGGCAGACCCGGTCCACCTCTTCACCCCCGGGGCGCGGGCCGCCGATCAGGAGCGCATCGCCTGGTTCAAGGAGGGCCGGCACGACCATGTCCTCGACCACATGGACGACTTCTGGCCGTACCGGCCCGAGGCGAAGTTCTTCCACTACCTGATGCTGGCCGGCGCGCTCGGCGAGCGGGCGTGCACCGCGACGGCCCGTCAGTACGGCGAGTACGAGAACTCCATCGGCACCGGCCAGGCGCACCTCTGGTTCGACCGCCCGGCGGACGGCTGGACGGGCGCGGGCCCGCCGCCCCCGCCGACCACCGCCCGCACACCCCACAGCCGCGTCTAG
- a CDS encoding fumarylacetoacetate hydrolase family protein, translating to MPEYRRVLLDGAAVKTVREGDELVAGDGRRVKAGDATHLPPVVPSKVIAVHLNHRSRVDEFGVALPAAPTYFHKPTSALNSHMGAVVRPEGCKWLNYEGEVAIVIGRTARNISRAEAGRYIAGYTVANDYGLHDFRDTDAGSMLRVKGSDTLCPLGPGLVTDWDFHGKRLRTYVNGTVVQDGSTDEMTWDMHYLVADIARTITLYAGDVLLSGTPANSRPVEPGDVVEVEAEGLGRLTNHIVSGPTAVPADLGAQPTESEEVLSTALGGDWEFRGIRPPKR from the coding sequence ATGCCCGAGTACCGCCGTGTCCTGCTCGACGGCGCCGCCGTGAAGACCGTCCGTGAGGGCGACGAGCTGGTCGCCGGGGACGGGCGCCGCGTCAAGGCCGGGGACGCGACGCACCTGCCGCCGGTCGTCCCGTCCAAGGTGATCGCGGTCCACCTCAACCACCGCAGCCGGGTCGACGAGTTCGGGGTCGCGCTGCCGGCCGCCCCCACCTACTTCCACAAGCCGACCTCGGCCCTGAACTCCCACATGGGCGCGGTCGTCCGGCCCGAGGGCTGCAAGTGGCTCAACTACGAGGGCGAGGTCGCCATCGTCATCGGCAGGACCGCGCGCAACATCTCCCGGGCCGAGGCGGGCCGGTACATCGCCGGCTACACCGTCGCCAACGACTACGGCCTGCACGACTTCCGCGACACCGACGCGGGCTCCATGCTCCGTGTGAAGGGCTCCGACACCCTCTGCCCGCTCGGGCCCGGTCTGGTCACCGACTGGGACTTCCACGGCAAACGGCTGCGGACCTACGTCAACGGCACGGTCGTCCAGGACGGTTCCACCGACGAGATGACGTGGGACATGCACTACCTCGTCGCCGACATCGCCCGCACCATCACCCTGTACGCCGGAGACGTGCTGCTGTCCGGCACCCCGGCCAACTCCCGGCCCGTCGAACCCGGTGACGTGGTCGAGGTCGAGGCCGAGGGCCTCGGGCGGCTCACCAACCACATCGTCTCCGGCCCCACCGCCGTCCCCGCGGACCTCGGCGCGCAGCCGACCGAGTCCGAGGAAGTGCTGTCCACCGCGCTCGGCGGCGACTGGGAGTTCCGCGGCATCAGGCCACCGAAACGCTGA
- a CDS encoding aldehyde dehydrogenase has translation MTVAAPAVTQVTHEEWVRRAKALEPVGAHLIDGVDEPGGGGTFAAVSPRDGQVLAEVADGGAAEIDAAVAAARRAFDHGPWPRLAPAERGRILIRLAGLLEERRAELALTVSLEMGKPVTEAHDIELRAVTETFRWYGQLTGKLTDEVPHTAPDTLALVTREPAGVVGAVVPWNFPLTLAGWKIAPALAAGCTVVLKPSEHSPLSAALLGRVALSAGLPPGVLNVVNGEGPVAGRALGLHPDVDVLAFTGSTAVGRHFLHHSADSNLKRVWLELGGKSPNIVLPDAPDLAKAAATAAWGIFFNQGEMCTAPSRLLVHASVAEQVTDAVVAHARALRVGDPLDPATGMGALAGEGHLDRVLGHVRAAADSGARLRTGGARTLTGTGGSYLEPTVFDRVAPDSPPAREEIFGPVLSVLTFEDTDEAVALANATEYGLAAGLWTSDLSTAHRVSRALKAGTVWVNCYEEGDLTVPFGGVKRSGNGRDKSVHALEKYTELKTTWIQL, from the coding sequence ATGACCGTCGCCGCCCCTGCCGTCACCCAGGTCACCCATGAGGAATGGGTCCGCCGTGCCAAGGCGCTCGAACCGGTCGGCGCGCATCTGATCGACGGTGTCGACGAACCCGGTGGCGGCGGCACCTTCGCGGCGGTCTCACCCCGCGACGGCCAGGTGCTGGCCGAGGTCGCCGACGGAGGAGCGGCCGAGATCGACGCGGCCGTCGCCGCCGCGCGCCGCGCCTTCGACCACGGCCCCTGGCCACGGCTGGCCCCCGCCGAACGCGGCCGGATCCTGATCCGCCTCGCCGGCCTCCTGGAGGAGCGCCGGGCGGAGCTGGCCCTCACCGTCAGCCTGGAGATGGGCAAGCCCGTCACCGAGGCCCACGACATCGAACTCCGGGCCGTCACCGAGACGTTCCGCTGGTACGGCCAGCTCACCGGGAAGCTCACCGACGAGGTCCCGCACACCGCACCGGACACCCTCGCGCTCGTCACCCGCGAGCCCGCCGGTGTCGTCGGCGCGGTCGTCCCCTGGAACTTCCCGCTGACCCTGGCCGGCTGGAAGATCGCCCCCGCGCTGGCAGCCGGATGCACGGTCGTCCTCAAACCCTCCGAACACTCACCGCTGTCGGCCGCCCTGCTGGGACGCGTCGCCCTGTCGGCCGGGCTGCCGCCTGGCGTCCTCAACGTCGTCAACGGCGAAGGTCCGGTGGCCGGCCGGGCCCTCGGCCTGCACCCCGACGTCGACGTCCTGGCCTTCACCGGGTCCACGGCCGTCGGCCGCCACTTCCTGCACCACTCGGCGGACTCCAACCTCAAGCGCGTCTGGCTCGAACTGGGCGGCAAGTCGCCCAACATCGTCCTGCCCGACGCCCCCGACCTGGCGAAGGCCGCGGCCACCGCCGCCTGGGGCATCTTCTTCAACCAGGGCGAGATGTGCACGGCGCCCTCCCGGCTGCTGGTCCACGCCTCCGTCGCCGAGCAGGTCACCGACGCCGTCGTGGCGCACGCCCGCGCCCTGCGGGTGGGCGACCCCCTCGACCCGGCCACCGGGATGGGCGCCCTCGCCGGTGAGGGCCACCTCGACCGCGTACTGGGTCATGTGCGGGCGGCGGCCGACAGCGGGGCCCGGCTGCGTACCGGCGGTGCGCGCACCCTGACCGGGACGGGGGGCAGCTATCTCGAACCGACCGTCTTCGACCGGGTCGCGCCGGACAGCCCGCCGGCGCGCGAGGAGATCTTCGGACCGGTCCTGTCCGTCCTCACCTTCGAGGACACCGACGAGGCGGTCGCTCTCGCCAACGCCACCGAGTACGGGCTGGCGGCCGGGCTGTGGACGTCCGACCTGTCCACCGCCCACCGGGTCTCCCGCGCTCTCAAGGCCGGCACGGTGTGGGTCAACTGCTACGAGGAGGGCGACCTGACCGTGCCCTTCGGCGGCGTGAAGCGGTCCGGCAACGGGCGCGACAAGTCCGTACACGCTCTGGAGAAGTACACCGAACTGAAGACCACCTGGATCCAGTTGTGA
- a CDS encoding gamma-glutamyl-gamma-aminobutyrate hydrolase family protein, protein MTLRPLIAIPARFSATSSALDRAAEVNARALIEAVRRAGGEPCGIHPHAPGGTADAAEVLDRLARFDGLLLPGGGDVAPYRYGAVRAHRAVYDVDDEQDGFDLELARQALAHRLPLLAVCRGLQVVNTALGGTLHQDTDGSGHTHRHVRQPVYLTPWSAVARITGTDKAEASCYHHQHVDRLGKGLKATAHAADGTVEAVELADGDDRFVAVQWHPEDTAHTDPAQQRLFDALVRAARRTA, encoded by the coding sequence GTGACCCTTCGCCCGCTGATAGCGATCCCCGCCCGCTTCTCCGCGACCTCCTCGGCCCTGGACCGGGCGGCGGAGGTCAACGCCCGCGCGCTGATCGAGGCGGTCCGGCGGGCCGGCGGCGAGCCGTGCGGCATCCATCCGCACGCGCCCGGCGGCACGGCCGACGCCGCCGAGGTGCTCGACCGGCTCGCCCGCTTCGACGGCCTCCTGCTGCCCGGCGGCGGCGACGTCGCCCCGTACCGCTACGGGGCGGTGCGGGCACACCGGGCCGTGTACGACGTGGACGACGAACAGGACGGCTTCGACCTGGAGCTCGCCCGGCAGGCCCTCGCGCACCGGCTTCCGCTGCTGGCGGTCTGCCGCGGCCTCCAGGTGGTCAACACGGCCCTAGGTGGCACCCTGCACCAGGACACCGACGGTTCCGGGCACACCCACCGCCATGTGCGGCAGCCCGTCTACCTCACCCCCTGGTCGGCCGTGGCCCGCATCACCGGCACCGACAAGGCGGAGGCGTCCTGCTACCACCATCAGCACGTGGACCGGCTGGGAAAGGGCCTCAAGGCCACCGCGCACGCCGCCGACGGCACCGTCGAGGCGGTCGAACTCGCGGACGGCGACGACCGGTTCGTGGCCGTGCAATGGCATCCGGAGGACACCGCGCACACGGACCCGGCCCAGCAACGCCTCTTCGACGCCCTCGTGCGAGCGGCCCGCCGCACCGCCTGA
- a CDS encoding MarR family winged helix-turn-helix transcriptional regulator, whose translation MPSQRSISAAERLAEEKLGGIPVRRDQMAAVANIYRAASAVRQHLENSVLRRSDLTWTGFVVLWVVWVWGESETRRVAEEAGISKGTLTGVARTLESRGLLRRTGHPTDGRLVLLALTEAGESFMHEVFPAFNEEEAFVTSRLSDAECRTLADGLRSVVLQVEEHGEDRRRELLNGEAATPRRSGRRARD comes from the coding sequence GTGCCAAGCCAGCGGTCCATCAGCGCGGCGGAGAGACTCGCGGAGGAGAAACTCGGCGGCATTCCCGTGCGGCGAGATCAGATGGCCGCGGTGGCCAACATCTACCGGGCCGCGTCCGCCGTGCGCCAGCACCTGGAGAACTCCGTGCTGCGGCGCTCGGACCTGACCTGGACCGGCTTCGTCGTGCTGTGGGTGGTGTGGGTCTGGGGCGAGTCCGAGACCCGGCGCGTCGCCGAGGAGGCCGGTATCTCGAAGGGCACCCTGACCGGTGTGGCGCGCACCCTGGAGTCACGCGGTCTGCTGCGCCGCACCGGCCATCCCACCGACGGGCGGCTCGTCCTGCTCGCGCTCACCGAGGCCGGCGAGAGCTTCATGCACGAGGTGTTCCCGGCGTTCAACGAGGAGGAGGCCTTCGTCACCTCGCGGCTGAGCGACGCCGAGTGCCGCACGCTCGCCGACGGGCTGCGGAGCGTGGTGCTCCAGGTCGAGGAGCACGGCGAGGACCGGCGCCGGGAGCTGCTGAACGGCGAGGCGGCCACGCCCCGCCGCAGCGGTCGCCGCGCCCGCGACTGA
- a CDS encoding cytochrome P450: MAAPVPVEPLPLDEVDLTDLDRFTDDLRPWRMFHTLRHQDPVHWQPEAAPNSGFWALTRHRDIVAVDRDADTFTSTKFVNLEELDDDQIAKRASILELDGTRHRALRGLLQRQFGHTVISRYTDFLRGLTARTLDAALPLGTFDFVTHVAADFPINVLARLLDVPPEDNRRLIDWGNRIIGNTDPDYADVLLGSPESERYRDLPFRSPAATEVFAYGRELARQRQGKPGDDLVSRLVNETPRDGVPLTGQDFDNYFLLLVVAGNETTRHAISHTMLALTQHPDQLDLLRRDPSLIPVAVEEFLRWASPVYHFRRTATRDTELGGTRVKEGDKVVMWYASGNRDETVFPDPYAFDVTRTPNDHVTFGKTSPHLCLGNLLARTEIRVMFEELIPRLADIRLSGPVRRVRSNFVNGIKELPVTVTLT, from the coding sequence ATGGCCGCACCCGTCCCGGTCGAACCCCTGCCCCTCGACGAGGTCGACCTCACCGACCTCGACCGCTTCACCGACGACCTGCGGCCCTGGCGCATGTTCCACACGCTGCGGCACCAGGACCCGGTCCACTGGCAGCCCGAGGCCGCGCCCAACTCGGGCTTCTGGGCGCTGACCCGGCACCGGGACATCGTCGCCGTCGACCGGGACGCGGACACCTTCACCTCGACGAAGTTCGTCAACCTCGAAGAGCTCGACGACGACCAGATCGCCAAGCGCGCCTCGATCCTGGAACTGGACGGCACCCGGCACCGCGCCCTGCGCGGGCTGCTGCAACGGCAGTTCGGGCACACCGTCATCAGCCGGTACACCGACTTCCTGCGCGGCCTGACCGCCCGCACCCTGGACGCGGCGCTGCCGCTGGGCACGTTCGACTTCGTCACCCACGTCGCCGCCGACTTCCCGATCAACGTCCTGGCCCGCCTCCTGGACGTGCCGCCCGAGGACAACCGGCGGCTCATCGACTGGGGCAACCGCATCATCGGCAACACCGACCCGGACTACGCGGACGTCCTGCTCGGCAGCCCGGAGAGCGAGCGCTACCGCGATCTGCCGTTCCGCTCCCCCGCCGCCACCGAGGTCTTCGCGTACGGACGTGAACTGGCGCGGCAGCGGCAGGGCAAGCCCGGCGACGACCTGGTCTCGCGGCTCGTGAACGAGACACCGCGCGACGGTGTGCCGCTCACCGGGCAGGACTTCGACAACTACTTCCTGCTGCTGGTCGTCGCGGGCAACGAGACGACCCGGCACGCCATCAGCCACACCATGCTGGCCCTCACCCAGCACCCCGACCAGCTGGACCTGCTCCGCCGGGACCCCTCTCTGATCCCCGTCGCCGTCGAGGAGTTCCTGCGCTGGGCCTCCCCCGTCTACCACTTCCGGCGTACGGCGACCCGCGACACCGAGCTGGGCGGCACCCGCGTCAAGGAGGGCGACAAGGTCGTCATGTGGTACGCCTCGGGCAACCGTGACGAGACCGTCTTCCCCGACCCCTACGCCTTCGACGTGACCCGCACCCCCAACGACCATGTCACCTTCGGGAAGACGAGCCCGCACCTGTGTCTGGGCAACCTGCTCGCCCGTACCGAGATCCGGGTCATGTTCGAGGAACTGATCCCGCGCCTCGCGGACATCCGGCTCAGCGGTCCGGTCCGCCGGGTCCGCTCCAACTTCGTCAACGGCATCAAGGAACTGCCCGTGACGGTCACGCTCACCTGA
- a CDS encoding glutamine synthetase family protein, whose translation MSAHDPSEIQTQSQPREHAARLAEAGIDVVRVVYPDLLGTDRARDVLLDHLPTACAHGLAFCRAVYHTTPRGDVVPVTGGLDAGLPDMLVRPDLSTLAPLPWEPGVASCLGDVTDARTGAPTPESPRDLLRTVLARCAEHGLNPVAGPELEYFLCESDPGAPGGKRRYSTAAGTVYTAGLRADPANHLLRTLRSLRDLGIGVTAGNHEFDGSQFEINLSHSEALDAADRAFRLKSAVKELARAEGRIATFMAKPFNDTGGSGFHVHLSCVDGDGANTFDDPEGPYGLSVTALHGVAGLLAHAPALAALLNPTVNSYKRFGPDTLAPWLIDWGLDNRSAMVRVPPERGDGARLELRLGDAAANPYLLVAAASAAVLLGVKDAEEPAAPLKGYGYDTAAAPLLPASLPAALDALEADTDLTDLLGKEFVSAYVTYKRDEVGRFQQHVTDWELAEYADHL comes from the coding sequence GTGAGCGCACACGACCCCTCCGAGATCCAGACCCAGTCGCAGCCCCGAGAGCACGCCGCACGGCTCGCCGAGGCGGGCATCGACGTGGTCCGGGTGGTCTACCCCGACCTGCTCGGCACCGACCGGGCCCGTGACGTGCTGCTCGACCATCTGCCCACGGCCTGCGCACACGGGCTCGCCTTCTGCCGGGCCGTCTACCACACCACCCCGAGGGGCGACGTGGTGCCGGTGACCGGCGGCCTGGACGCGGGGCTGCCCGACATGCTGGTCCGGCCCGACCTCAGCACGCTGGCCCCGCTGCCCTGGGAGCCGGGGGTCGCCTCCTGCCTGGGCGACGTCACCGACGCCCGCACCGGAGCACCCACCCCCGAGTCCCCCCGCGACCTGCTGCGCACCGTGCTCGCCCGGTGCGCGGAGCACGGGCTGAACCCGGTGGCCGGGCCCGAACTGGAGTACTTCCTCTGCGAGTCCGACCCGGGCGCGCCCGGCGGCAAGCGCCGCTACAGCACGGCCGCCGGCACCGTGTACACGGCGGGTCTGCGCGCCGACCCGGCCAACCACCTGTTACGCACCCTGCGTTCGCTGCGCGACCTGGGTATCGGAGTGACGGCCGGCAACCACGAGTTCGACGGTTCGCAGTTCGAGATCAACCTGAGTCACTCGGAGGCCCTGGACGCCGCCGACCGGGCCTTCCGCCTCAAGTCGGCCGTCAAGGAACTCGCCCGCGCGGAGGGGCGGATCGCCACCTTCATGGCCAAGCCCTTCAACGACACCGGCGGCTCCGGCTTCCATGTCCACCTGTCGTGCGTCGACGGCGACGGCGCCAACACCTTCGACGACCCCGAGGGCCCGTACGGCCTCTCCGTCACCGCTCTGCACGGCGTGGCCGGTCTGCTCGCGCACGCCCCGGCGCTCGCCGCGCTGCTGAATCCCACGGTCAACTCGTACAAGCGCTTCGGCCCCGACACGCTCGCCCCGTGGCTGATCGACTGGGGCCTCGACAACCGCAGCGCCATGGTCCGCGTACCGCCGGAGCGCGGCGACGGCGCGCGGCTCGAACTGCGGCTCGGTGACGCCGCCGCCAACCCGTATCTGCTGGTCGCCGCCGCCAGCGCGGCCGTCCTGCTCGGTGTCAAGGACGCCGAGGAGCCCGCCGCCCCGCTCAAGGGGTACGGCTACGACACCGCCGCGGCGCCCCTGCTGCCCGCGAGCCTGCCCGCCGCGCTCGACGCCCTGGAGGCGGACACCGACCTCACCGATCTCCTCGGCAAGGAGTTCGTCTCCGCGTACGTGACCTACAAGCGCGACGAAGTCGGCCGCTTCCAGCAGCACGTCACCGACTGGGAGCTGGCCGAGTACGCCGACCACCTGTGA
- a CDS encoding APC family permease, protein MPANAPHRPATDRLKPDALGVVGILFLVLSAQAPLTGIAGAVPLSVALGNGSGVPAAYVAAGAVVLLFSVGFVAMSRHVVDPGAFYTYIGKGLGRTAGTGSAAVALFAYCTIQAAMYGLYGATVAQLMDVHTGIDLAWWVWALLTMALVQLLGVAGIDTGARVLAVFVIAETGILLAFALVTLVRGGGPEGLGVAAGFAPHSALDGAPGVAVMFAVASMFGFEATAVYGEEARAPARTVPRATYLSITLITAFFALTSWMVISAHGASHATEDAGRALQDGDSSAFVFQPIADRFGAWTGDLLPVLLATSLFAGILAFHNSANRYLFSLGRERRLPHALCALNRRGAPRAAGVVQTAIAVLLVVPFALAGRDPVVTLFSWFSGVAVLAIMLLYFLTSVSVVVFFRRSRLDRRLWNTAVAPALGALGIAGAIWLVLANLTTLIGGDRTTATWLALTIPVVWLLGAAAHLTRPAGPKPVPPAAVTSEAPGTAAATAASRTSTTSLTPETPEKDPP, encoded by the coding sequence ATGCCCGCCAACGCACCCCACCGCCCCGCCACCGACCGGCTGAAGCCCGACGCCCTGGGAGTCGTCGGCATCCTCTTTCTCGTCCTGTCCGCGCAGGCCCCGCTGACCGGGATCGCCGGCGCCGTACCGCTGTCCGTCGCGCTCGGCAACGGATCCGGCGTCCCCGCCGCGTACGTCGCCGCGGGCGCGGTCGTCCTGCTGTTCTCCGTGGGCTTCGTCGCGATGAGCCGGCACGTCGTCGACCCCGGCGCGTTCTACACGTACATCGGCAAGGGCCTCGGCCGGACCGCCGGCACGGGCTCCGCCGCCGTCGCCCTCTTCGCGTACTGCACCATCCAGGCCGCGATGTACGGCCTCTACGGAGCGACGGTCGCGCAGCTGATGGACGTGCACACGGGCATCGACCTGGCGTGGTGGGTGTGGGCGCTGCTCACCATGGCGCTGGTGCAGCTCCTCGGGGTGGCGGGCATCGACACGGGCGCCCGGGTGCTGGCCGTCTTCGTGATCGCCGAGACCGGCATCCTGCTGGCGTTCGCGCTGGTCACGCTGGTGCGCGGCGGGGGCCCCGAAGGGCTCGGCGTCGCGGCGGGTTTCGCCCCGCACAGCGCGCTCGACGGCGCTCCCGGGGTGGCCGTGATGTTCGCCGTGGCGTCCATGTTCGGCTTCGAGGCCACCGCCGTCTACGGCGAGGAGGCCCGTGCACCGGCGCGGACCGTGCCCCGGGCCACCTATCTCTCCATCACGCTGATCACCGCGTTCTTCGCTCTCACGTCCTGGATGGTGATCTCCGCCCACGGGGCCTCGCACGCCACCGAAGACGCCGGCCGGGCCCTCCAGGACGGGGATTCGTCGGCGTTCGTCTTCCAGCCGATCGCCGACCGGTTCGGCGCCTGGACCGGTGACCTGCTGCCCGTCCTGCTCGCCACCTCGCTCTTCGCGGGCATCCTGGCCTTCCACAACTCCGCCAACCGCTACCTGTTCTCCCTGGGCCGCGAGCGGCGCCTGCCGCACGCCCTGTGCGCCCTGAACCGGCGCGGCGCCCCCAGGGCGGCCGGGGTCGTCCAGACGGCGATCGCGGTGCTGCTGGTCGTGCCCTTCGCGCTGGCCGGCCGGGACCCGGTCGTGACGCTCTTCTCCTGGTTCAGCGGCGTCGCGGTCCTGGCGATCATGCTGCTGTACTTCCTGACGTCCGTGTCCGTGGTCGTCTTCTTCCGCCGGAGCCGCCTGGACAGGCGGCTCTGGAACACCGCCGTCGCGCCCGCCCTGGGCGCCCTGGGCATCGCCGGGGCCATCTGGCTGGTGCTGGCCAACCTGACCACTCTCATCGGCGGCGACCGGACCACCGCCACCTGGCTGGCGCTGACGATCCCCGTCGTCTGGCTCCTGGGTGCCGCCGCACATCTGACCCGACCGGCAGGTCCGAAGCCCGTGCCCCCGGCTGCCGTGACCTCCGAGGCCCCGGGGACCGCCGCTGCCACAGCGGCCTCCCGGACCTCCACGACCTCCCTGACCCCGGAGACCCCCGAAAAGGATCCGCCGTGA